A section of the Subtercola frigoramans genome encodes:
- a CDS encoding acyl-CoA dehydrogenase family protein, giving the protein MPLPLPPHAPRSSTTPLPVITTATEAKEAGVRLAEQFALVAAERDGEGTAPFGEVAALRETGLLPALVPTRLGGGGLDWNSVFHALRPIIRADTGLGHVFVYHFVNSWRLALNEDSDAVEGLQRGLANNHWFWGGAGNPRDANLALTPVAGGFTVSGRKFFATGAQVSDRITASGTRVDTGEKLSIVIDATQPEVTHHDDWDSIGQRLSASGSVSFTNAFVPTAHVLGFGGQEGPRYRPYASLSILLFQLALDHVHVGLAEGALAAASDYVTSKARPWSTSGVDRATDDPHIRALSGVLQAQTRAADALTWRATEAFALAAERGWQLTDAQRGEAAVEIAAAKVFSTDVALTVSSRIFELTGARATSSSYAFDRFWRNARTITLHDPVAYKAQEVGDHGLVGTFPTPSGYS; this is encoded by the coding sequence GTGCCCCTGCCACTGCCCCCTCACGCTCCCCGCTCTTCCACCACTCCCCTGCCGGTCATCACCACCGCGACAGAGGCCAAGGAAGCCGGTGTTCGCCTGGCCGAACAGTTCGCACTCGTCGCTGCGGAGCGGGACGGCGAGGGCACTGCGCCGTTCGGCGAGGTTGCCGCACTACGCGAAACCGGCCTGCTTCCTGCCCTGGTGCCCACGCGGCTCGGGGGTGGCGGTCTGGACTGGAATTCCGTGTTCCACGCCCTCCGCCCGATCATCAGGGCCGATACCGGTCTCGGCCACGTGTTCGTCTATCACTTCGTCAACTCGTGGCGGCTCGCTCTCAATGAAGACTCCGACGCCGTCGAAGGTCTGCAACGCGGTCTCGCAAACAACCACTGGTTCTGGGGGGGCGCCGGCAATCCCCGCGACGCGAACCTGGCCCTCACCCCGGTCGCAGGGGGGTTCACTGTGTCCGGGCGCAAGTTCTTTGCAACAGGCGCACAGGTGTCCGACCGCATCACCGCCAGCGGCACTCGAGTCGACACCGGGGAGAAACTGTCGATCGTGATCGACGCGACCCAACCGGAAGTCACCCACCACGACGACTGGGACAGCATCGGGCAACGGCTCTCGGCCTCCGGCTCGGTCTCGTTCACCAATGCCTTCGTGCCAACAGCGCATGTCCTCGGCTTCGGCGGCCAGGAGGGCCCCCGCTACCGTCCGTACGCCTCACTGTCGATCCTGCTGTTCCAGCTCGCCCTCGACCACGTACACGTCGGGCTGGCCGAGGGCGCGTTGGCCGCAGCATCCGACTACGTCACCTCCAAGGCCAGGCCCTGGTCGACCAGCGGCGTCGACCGTGCTACAGACGACCCTCACATCCGTGCGCTGTCCGGTGTGCTGCAGGCACAGACACGGGCAGCGGATGCCCTGACCTGGCGCGCAACGGAGGCCTTCGCCCTGGCGGCCGAGCGCGGCTGGCAGCTGACCGACGCCCAGCGAGGTGAAGCCGCAGTAGAGATCGCTGCCGCCAAGGTCTTCTCCACCGACGTCGCATTGACCGTGTCGTCGCGCATCTTCGAACTGACGGGGGCCCGCGCGACGAGCTCGAGTTACGCCTTCGACAGGTTCTGGCGAAACGCCCGCACAATCACCCTGCACGACCCCGTCGCCTACAAGGCGCAGGAGGTCGGTGACCACGGTCTCGTCGGAACCTTCCCGACGCCGAGCGGCTACAGCTGA
- a CDS encoding Lrp/AsnC family transcriptional regulator yields MLPRKAKRSPFSSYVGARFEQPEVELDDKDLSLLRELAKDSRQSQRALSRSVGMSPPAVAERLARFERTGIVRQYSVSIDWNKLGLGVVALVNVTLKPGCDRQEVFDALAGMVELEQLTIVTGRYDLAARFRISDQAHLRELILDRVPTLPGILRTETLLGLGTLDTEDFASRMFDAFPGDECVERAV; encoded by the coding sequence ATGTTGCCCAGAAAAGCAAAACGCAGTCCGTTCTCGTCGTACGTCGGGGCTCGCTTCGAACAGCCCGAAGTCGAACTCGATGACAAGGATCTCTCCCTCCTGAGAGAGCTCGCCAAGGATTCACGGCAGTCGCAGCGCGCGCTGAGCCGTTCGGTCGGCATGTCGCCTCCAGCGGTCGCCGAACGGCTCGCGCGCTTTGAGCGCACCGGAATCGTCAGGCAGTATTCCGTCTCGATCGACTGGAACAAGCTGGGGCTGGGAGTCGTGGCGCTGGTCAACGTGACGCTCAAGCCCGGTTGTGATCGCCAGGAGGTCTTCGACGCGCTCGCGGGCATGGTCGAACTCGAACAGCTCACCATCGTCACCGGCAGGTATGACCTGGCGGCACGTTTTCGAATCAGCGACCAGGCACACCTGCGTGAACTGATTCTCGACAGGGTACCGACGCTGCCGGGAATCCTGAGAACAGAGACGCTGCTCGGTCTTGGTACTCTCGACACCGAAGACTTTGCGTCGCGAATGTTCGACGCGTTCCCGGGCGACGAGTGCGTCGAGCGGGCCGTCTGA
- the truA gene encoding tRNA pseudouridine(38-40) synthase TruA produces the protein MVVRVRLDLAYDGTDFAGWARQPGLRTIQGEVEKALAGLYSKLGPISSLVVAGRTDAGVHARGQVAHLDLSDEQASKIEVSRIALSVNGMLSTMPSTLPSSTPGGNQDIVVRRTTVSDEGFDARFSALWRRYEYRIADTLPARSPLTRRTTAWTTKPLDVDRMNDAATQMLGLHDWAAFCRPRPFATTIRTLQEFMWVRTGDDTVVASLEADAFCHSMVRALVGATVAVGEGRLSVDDVVRLREALERTSAFKVMPARGLTLTEVGYPDAAGLAVRASETRARRTREALIAERAAQAAQAQRAAQGERSHRNDLGELAKLREMG, from the coding sequence GTGGTCGTTCGAGTTCGCCTCGATCTCGCCTACGACGGCACCGATTTTGCAGGCTGGGCACGCCAGCCCGGGCTCCGAACGATCCAGGGCGAAGTCGAGAAGGCGCTCGCCGGCCTCTACTCGAAACTGGGCCCCATCTCCTCTCTTGTCGTTGCGGGCCGTACGGACGCGGGCGTACACGCTCGCGGCCAGGTGGCCCACCTCGATCTCAGTGACGAGCAGGCTTCGAAGATCGAGGTGAGCCGTATTGCACTCAGCGTGAACGGAATGCTGAGTACGATGCCCAGCACGCTCCCCAGCAGCACGCCGGGGGGCAACCAGGACATCGTGGTTCGGCGAACCACGGTCTCCGACGAGGGGTTCGATGCGCGGTTCTCGGCGCTCTGGCGCCGGTACGAGTACCGCATCGCCGACACTCTTCCCGCGCGCAGCCCTCTCACTCGAAGAACGACAGCGTGGACGACCAAGCCGCTCGACGTCGACCGCATGAATGATGCTGCGACCCAGATGCTGGGGTTGCATGACTGGGCGGCGTTCTGCCGCCCGCGGCCGTTCGCCACGACCATCCGTACCCTCCAGGAGTTCATGTGGGTTCGAACAGGCGATGACACCGTCGTCGCCTCGCTGGAGGCCGACGCGTTCTGCCACAGCATGGTGAGGGCCCTGGTGGGCGCGACAGTCGCTGTCGGGGAGGGGCGACTGAGCGTCGACGATGTGGTGCGACTGCGCGAGGCGCTCGAGCGCACCAGTGCCTTCAAGGTGATGCCTGCGCGCGGGCTCACGCTCACAGAGGTCGGCTACCCCGATGCGGCGGGCCTCGCCGTTCGTGCCAGTGAAACACGCGCACGGCGTACGCGCGAAGCCTTGATCGCTGAACGGGCCGCGCAGGCCGCGCAGGCCCAACGTGCCGCGCAGGGCGAGCGATCTCACCGTAACGACCTGGGCGAACTGGCCAAGCTACGGGAAATGGGCTAG
- the rplM gene encoding 50S ribosomal protein L13, producing the protein MTRTYSPKVSELVRNWVIIDATDVVLGRLASHAAIILRGKNKPTFSPHLDGGDFVIIINAEKVALTGSKALQKKAYRHSGYPGGLSAVTYAELLEKNPTRAVEKAIRGMLPKNSIGRSQLTKLKVYTGSEHPHAAQQPVPYTFGQVAQ; encoded by the coding sequence GTGACGCGTACCTATTCCCCCAAAGTGAGCGAACTCGTTCGCAACTGGGTCATCATCGATGCAACCGACGTGGTGCTGGGCCGCCTGGCCAGCCACGCCGCCATCATTCTCCGTGGCAAGAACAAGCCCACGTTCAGCCCTCACCTCGACGGTGGCGACTTCGTCATCATCATCAACGCTGAGAAGGTCGCCCTCACCGGTTCGAAGGCCCTGCAGAAGAAGGCATACCGCCACTCCGGTTACCCGGGAGGCCTGTCGGCCGTCACGTACGCCGAGCTGCTCGAGAAGAACCCCACCCGCGCAGTCGAGAAGGCCATTCGTGGCATGCTGCCGAAGAACTCGATCGGCCGTTCGCAGCTGACCAAGCTCAAGGTCTACACGGGCAGCGAGCACCCGCACGCTGCGCAGCAGCCCGTTCCGTACACCTTCGGCCAGGTCGCGCAGTAG
- the rpsI gene encoding 30S ribosomal protein S9: protein MAKIADQIDVAPESYSTETPTIETPKAARPVLSVGGAAVGRRKQAIARVRLTPGAGTIVVNGREFENFFPNKLHQQLINDPFKLLDLLGSYDVIAKISGGGPSGQAGALRLGIARALNEIDEENNRATLKKAGFLSRDARVKERKKAGLKKARKAPQFSKR from the coding sequence GTGGCGAAGATCGCAGATCAGATTGACGTGGCTCCCGAGAGCTACTCGACCGAAACCCCCACCATCGAGACCCCCAAGGCGGCTCGCCCCGTGCTGAGCGTCGGCGGCGCAGCCGTCGGTCGTCGCAAGCAGGCCATCGCCCGCGTTCGCCTCACCCCGGGTGCAGGCACCATTGTTGTGAACGGCCGCGAGTTCGAGAACTTCTTCCCGAACAAGCTGCACCAGCAGTTGATCAACGACCCGTTCAAGCTCCTCGACCTGCTCGGCAGCTACGACGTGATCGCCAAGATCTCCGGCGGTGGCCCCTCCGGCCAGGCTGGTGCACTGCGGCTCGGCATCGCCCGTGCGCTCAACGAGATCGACGAAGAGAACAACCGTGCAACCTTGAAGAAGGCCGGCTTCCTGAGCCGCGACGCACGAGTGAAAGAGCGCAAGAAGGCCGGTCTCAAGAAGGCTCGTAAGGCTCCTCAGTTCTCGAAGCGCTAA
- the glmM gene encoding phosphoglucosamine mutase: protein MGSLFGTDGVRGLANRDVTADLALRVAQAAAVVLGAEARASGRRPVAVLARDPRTSGDFIAAAVAAGFASSGVDVYDAGVIPTPAAAYLVADFGADFGCMISASHNPAPDNGIKFFARKGKKLDDEIEEQIEAALAEPFLTPLGADVGRIRRFADAEDRYVVHLLSTLPHSLEGLHVVLDCAHGAAAGVSPHVFATAGATVTVMGNDPTGDNINDQVGSTHMQALIDTVRELGADVGIAHDGDADRCLAVDSTGAIVDGDQIMAILATALDGRGALKDRTLVATVMSNLGLRVAMAEQGIRMLETRVGDRYVLEAINAEGYNLGGEQSGHIIFGDYATTGDGILTGLQLVSQMAATGKSLAELASIMKVYPQTLVNVRGVDREAVASDEIIAQAVLEAGLELGDTGRVLLRPSGTEPLVRVMVEAADQATADRVAARLADLVRERLALTPAT from the coding sequence GTGGGTAGCCTTTTCGGCACCGACGGCGTACGTGGGCTCGCGAACAGAGACGTCACGGCAGACCTGGCACTTCGAGTGGCCCAGGCTGCTGCCGTGGTGCTCGGAGCCGAGGCTCGCGCGTCAGGGCGCAGGCCCGTCGCGGTTCTCGCACGCGATCCACGTACCTCGGGCGATTTCATCGCGGCCGCGGTTGCGGCGGGATTCGCCAGCTCTGGCGTCGATGTCTACGACGCCGGCGTGATTCCGACCCCGGCTGCGGCATACCTGGTCGCTGACTTCGGCGCGGATTTCGGCTGCATGATCTCGGCGTCGCACAATCCGGCTCCCGACAACGGCATCAAGTTCTTCGCTCGTAAGGGCAAGAAGCTCGACGACGAGATCGAAGAGCAGATCGAGGCCGCGCTCGCCGAACCCTTCCTCACACCGCTGGGTGCCGATGTCGGCCGGATCCGCCGCTTTGCCGACGCCGAAGATCGCTATGTCGTGCACCTCCTCTCGACGCTGCCGCACAGTCTCGAAGGGCTGCATGTCGTTCTCGACTGCGCACACGGTGCCGCGGCGGGAGTTTCTCCGCACGTGTTTGCCACGGCGGGAGCGACGGTCACCGTCATGGGCAACGACCCCACCGGCGACAACATCAATGACCAGGTGGGTTCCACCCACATGCAGGCGCTGATCGACACCGTGCGTGAGCTGGGTGCCGACGTGGGAATCGCCCACGATGGTGACGCAGACCGGTGCCTCGCTGTCGACAGCACGGGTGCGATTGTCGACGGCGACCAGATCATGGCCATCCTCGCCACCGCACTCGACGGGCGAGGAGCACTCAAAGACCGAACCCTCGTGGCGACGGTCATGAGCAATCTGGGGCTTCGGGTCGCAATGGCTGAACAGGGCATCCGGATGCTGGAGACCCGTGTCGGTGACAGATACGTTCTGGAAGCCATCAATGCCGAAGGCTACAATCTCGGCGGCGAACAGTCTGGCCACATCATCTTCGGCGACTACGCCACGACCGGAGACGGGATTCTGACCGGGCTGCAGCTCGTGAGCCAGATGGCGGCGACCGGTAAGTCTCTCGCCGAACTCGCCTCGATCATGAAGGTGTACCCGCAGACCCTCGTGAACGTCCGCGGTGTCGACAGGGAGGCCGTCGCATCGGATGAGATCATCGCCCAGGCCGTGCTCGAAGCAGGTCTCGAACTCGGCGACACCGGCCGCGTGCTTCTGCGGCCATCGGGTACGGAGCCACTCGTTCGCGTCATGGTCGAAGCCGCGGACCAGGCGACGGCCGACAGGGTCGCTGCGCGGCTGGCCGACCTGGTTCGCGAACGACTGGCGCTGACGCCCGCCACCTAG
- the coaA gene encoding type I pantothenate kinase gives MADPTSNPALNSAAGQTTPFVEIDRAEWAALAPATPHPLLETEIVQLRGLGEPLDMTEVAEVYLPLSRLLNLYAAGYKNLHRSTSDFLGEKARSTPFVIGIAGSVAVGKSTIARLLRELLARWDDTPRVELVTTDGFLLPNRELQRLGLMDRKGFPESYDRKALLRFVTAIKSGASEVRAPFYSHLSYDIVPDAQIVVHQPDILIVEGLNVLQPPTPGNRLAVSDLFDFTIYVDARTADIARWYEERFLKLKNGAFASPSSYFHRYASLSDEEARQTANSIWESINQPNLLQNVLPTRSRATLVLRKDATHHVSRVLLRKI, from the coding sequence ATGGCCGATCCCACGTCGAATCCCGCACTCAATTCAGCAGCGGGCCAGACCACCCCTTTTGTCGAGATTGACCGAGCTGAGTGGGCCGCGCTGGCGCCGGCCACGCCGCATCCATTGCTCGAAACCGAAATCGTGCAACTCCGGGGTCTCGGCGAGCCGCTCGACATGACCGAGGTCGCTGAGGTCTACCTGCCGCTCAGCCGGCTGCTGAACCTGTACGCCGCCGGGTACAAGAACCTGCATCGGTCGACGAGTGATTTTCTCGGAGAAAAGGCAAGGAGTACTCCGTTCGTCATCGGCATTGCGGGTTCGGTCGCCGTCGGCAAGTCCACGATCGCGCGCCTGCTTCGCGAACTTCTGGCACGGTGGGACGACACGCCCCGAGTGGAACTCGTCACCACCGACGGCTTCCTGCTGCCCAACCGGGAACTCCAACGACTGGGTCTCATGGATCGCAAGGGCTTCCCCGAGAGTTACGACAGGAAGGCGCTGCTGCGTTTCGTCACCGCCATCAAGAGCGGAGCAAGCGAAGTGCGCGCGCCGTTCTACTCGCACCTGAGCTACGACATCGTGCCCGACGCCCAGATTGTCGTGCACCAGCCCGACATCCTCATCGTCGAGGGTCTGAACGTGTTGCAACCGCCGACACCGGGCAACCGACTCGCCGTCAGTGACCTGTTCGACTTCACGATCTACGTCGATGCCCGAACGGCAGACATCGCGCGCTGGTACGAGGAGCGCTTCCTGAAACTCAAGAACGGTGCCTTCGCGAGCCCGAGTTCCTACTTCCACCGCTACGCGAGTCTCTCTGACGAGGAGGCACGGCAGACGGCGAACTCCATCTGGGAGTCGATCAACCAGCCGAACCTTCTGCAGAATGTACTGCCGACACGATCGCGCGCAACACTGGTGCTGAGAAAAGACGCCACGCACCACGTCAGCCGTGTGCTGCTGCGCAAGATCTGA
- the glmS gene encoding glutamine--fructose-6-phosphate transaminase (isomerizing) has translation MCGIVGYVGRPQSLEVLLGGLRRLEYRGYDSAGVAIITDDGDLVTRKRAGKLAVLVDDLAANPLQNGSTGIGHTRWATHGGPTDVNAHPHLSQDGTLALIHNGIIENFAGLKAELLAEGFTFDSETDTEVAAKLLGREYDKGDGLAAALGRVVVRLEGAFTLLALHKGEPGVVVGARRNSPLVIGLGEGENFLGSDVAAFVEHTQRAVAIGQDQIVTITPDSVVVTDFFGTEVPVSEFQVSWDASAAEKGGWSSFMAKEISEQPEAVLKTLLGRVENKKVVLPDLGVLAEHLEAIDRIVIIACGTASYAGMLGKYALEKWARIPVEVQLSHEFRYEDPVLTPNTLVISISQSGETMDTLMAVKYAIEAGARTLSICNTQGATIARESDAVIYTHAGPEVAVASTKAFVAQIAALYLFGLHLASVRDTLPAAEIAAALDELQAIPAKLEKVLLTAPRIRELAGWMSDTRAVLFLGRHVGYPVALEGALKLKELAYIHAEGFAAGELKHGPIALIEPGQPVFVVVPSPRDPNSLHAKVVSNIQEIRARGARILAVAEQGDAAVLPFADEVIPIPLAGALFEPLLAVVPLQIFAMELATAKGLDVDQPRNLAKSVTVE, from the coding sequence ATGTGTGGAATCGTGGGCTATGTCGGTCGACCCCAAAGCCTGGAGGTTCTCCTCGGCGGCCTTCGGCGTCTGGAATATCGGGGCTATGACTCCGCCGGTGTGGCGATCATCACCGATGACGGTGACCTGGTCACGCGAAAGCGTGCGGGCAAGCTCGCGGTGCTGGTCGACGATCTTGCGGCCAACCCGCTGCAGAACGGTTCGACGGGCATCGGGCACACCCGCTGGGCGACGCACGGCGGCCCCACCGACGTGAATGCGCACCCGCACCTCAGCCAGGACGGCACTCTCGCGCTCATCCACAACGGCATCATCGAGAACTTCGCAGGCCTCAAGGCGGAGTTGCTTGCTGAAGGATTCACCTTCGACAGCGAGACCGACACCGAGGTCGCAGCCAAGCTCCTCGGGCGTGAATACGACAAGGGTGACGGCCTCGCTGCGGCCCTGGGGCGTGTCGTGGTGCGACTCGAGGGAGCTTTCACGCTTCTGGCACTCCACAAAGGTGAGCCCGGCGTCGTCGTCGGTGCCCGCCGCAACTCACCGCTCGTGATCGGGCTGGGCGAGGGCGAGAACTTCCTCGGCTCTGATGTCGCGGCCTTCGTCGAACACACTCAGCGAGCCGTTGCCATCGGCCAGGACCAGATCGTCACCATCACTCCCGACTCGGTCGTGGTCACCGATTTCTTCGGCACCGAGGTGCCGGTCTCGGAGTTCCAGGTCTCGTGGGACGCGTCGGCCGCCGAGAAGGGCGGTTGGTCGAGCTTCATGGCGAAGGAGATCAGTGAACAACCCGAGGCGGTCCTGAAGACCCTGCTGGGTCGGGTCGAAAACAAGAAAGTCGTGCTCCCCGACCTCGGCGTGCTGGCCGAACACCTCGAAGCCATCGACAGAATCGTCATCATCGCCTGCGGCACGGCCAGTTATGCCGGGATGCTCGGTAAGTACGCACTCGAGAAGTGGGCGCGCATTCCGGTCGAAGTGCAGCTCTCGCACGAGTTCCGCTACGAAGACCCGGTATTGACGCCGAACACCCTTGTCATCTCGATCAGCCAGTCCGGCGAGACCATGGACACCCTGATGGCCGTGAAGTATGCCATCGAAGCGGGCGCACGGACGCTCTCGATCTGCAACACGCAGGGTGCAACAATCGCCCGGGAGTCCGACGCGGTCATCTACACGCACGCCGGCCCTGAGGTCGCCGTCGCATCGACGAAGGCATTTGTCGCCCAGATCGCCGCCCTGTATCTCTTCGGGCTTCACCTCGCCAGTGTTCGGGATACCCTTCCAGCGGCCGAGATTGCGGCCGCGCTCGACGAGCTCCAGGCCATTCCGGCGAAGCTCGAGAAGGTACTCCTCACGGCACCACGCATCAGGGAGCTCGCCGGGTGGATGTCGGACACGCGCGCCGTTCTCTTCCTCGGCAGGCATGTCGGCTACCCGGTGGCGCTCGAGGGTGCCCTCAAGCTCAAGGAACTCGCGTACATCCACGCTGAAGGGTTCGCGGCAGGCGAATTGAAGCACGGCCCGATCGCCCTCATCGAACCGGGGCAACCGGTCTTTGTGGTCGTGCCGAGCCCCAGGGACCCGAATTCTCTTCACGCCAAAGTCGTGTCGAACATCCAGGAGATCCGGGCGCGAGGTGCCCGGATCCTTGCCGTCGCAGAGCAGGGTGACGCCGCCGTGTTGCCGTTCGCCGACGAGGTGATTCCCATTCCTCTTGCCGGTGCGTTGTTCGAGCCGCTGCTCGCCGTGGTTCCACTGCAGATCTTCGCTATGGAGCTCGCCACGGCAAAGGGGCTCGATGTCGACCAGCCGCGTAACCTGGCCAAGTCCGTCACGGTCGAATGA
- a CDS encoding holo-ACP synthase: MIVGVGVDIVDVPRFRRSLERTPALVERLFAPSERGLTVRSLAARFAAKEALVKAVGGPTGFRWHDIEIVTDEHGRPSFSLAGTSAARVISDGVAALHLSLSHDGDSACAFVVAEGPERTP, from the coding sequence ATGATTGTGGGCGTAGGCGTGGATATCGTCGACGTGCCTCGGTTTCGTCGGTCGCTCGAACGAACGCCTGCGCTCGTGGAGCGGTTGTTCGCTCCCAGCGAACGCGGATTGACGGTGCGCTCCCTGGCGGCCCGTTTTGCTGCCAAGGAAGCGCTCGTGAAGGCAGTTGGTGGCCCCACAGGTTTTCGCTGGCACGACATCGAAATCGTGACGGACGAACACGGTCGACCCTCGTTCTCGCTCGCGGGCACCTCGGCCGCACGCGTCATTTCAGACGGTGTCGCGGCTCTTCACCTGTCTCTCAGCCACGATGGCGATTCGGCCTGCGCATTTGTCGTCGCCGAGGGCCCGGAGAGAACCCCGTGA